One genomic segment of Salarias fasciatus chromosome 8, fSalaFa1.1, whole genome shotgun sequence includes these proteins:
- the bsk146 gene encoding serine/threonine-protein kinase SBK1, with product MSSSPLVSRANMDILDELQLIAAQNLERLEVNKYYEVIRELGKGTYGKVDLVIHKIRGTKMALKFLKKKTTKLKSFLREYSISLYLSPCPFIINMFGIAFETDEYYVFAQEYALAGDLFDIIPPQIGLPEAVAKRCVHQVAIALDYLHCKKLVHRDIKPENILIFDRECRKVKLSDFGMTRRAGSPVKRVSGTIPYTAPELCDVSRHEGFCVDYSTDVWAFGVLLFCMLTGNFPWEKALPTDSFYQEFIRWQRRRTNTVPSQWRRFTEQALRMFRRLLSVEQDRRCSVKEVFGYFSHSWMLDAENDNNNGNTAAGGERISGNGGGGGGGGGGGGGGGGGGGGGGVRGDVDGTISSSSSGEEDEELLVERMKQQTLSPCSPLSPLSPMSPMAVERGSGGSGAKGGIMEPGGGHHFVSVSTNSSVSSTNSYDRMPRENSSPGGRMLVATPIEICV from the exons ATGAGTTCCTCTCCGTTGGTTTCCCGAGCCAACATGGACAtcctggacgagctgcagctcatcGCCGCCCAGAACCTGGAGAGGCTGGAGGTCAACAAGTACTACGAGGTTATCCGGGAACTGGGCAAAGGCACATATGGCAAGGTGGACCTGGTAATCCACAAGATCAGAG GTACGAAAATGGCGCTGAAGTTcctgaagaagaagacgacCAAGCTGAAGTCTTTCCTGCGGGAGTACAGCATCTCCCTCTACCTGTCTCCCTGCCCCTTCATCATCAACATGTTCGGCATCGCCTTCGAGACGGACGAGTATTACGTGTTCGCCCAGGAGTACGCTCTGGCGGGAGACCTCTTCGATATCATTCCTCCACAG ATTGGTCTTCCTGAGGCGGTGGCCAAACGTTGCGTGCACCAAGTGGCGATCGCTCTGGACTACCTGCACTGCAAGAAGCTGGTCCACCGGGACATCAAGCCCGAGAACATCCTCATTTTTGACCGAGAGTGCCGCAAGGTGAAGCTGTCGGACTTCGGGATGACGCGCCGGGCCGGCTCGCCCGTGAAGAGA GTGAGCGGCACCATCCCTTACACGGCGCCGGAGCTCTGCGACGTGTCGCGCCACGAGGGCTTCTGCGTGGACTACAGCACCGACGTCTGGGCGTTCGGCGTGCTGCTCTTCTGCATGCTGACCGGAAACTTCCCCTGGGAGAAGGCGCTGCCCACCGACTCCTTCTACCAGGAGTTCAtccgctggcagaggaggaggaccaacACGGTGCCGTCGCAGTGGAGGCGCTTCACCGAGCAGGCGCTCCGCATGTTCCGCCGGCTGCTGTCCGTGGAGCAGGACCGCCGCTGCTCCGTCAAGGAGGTGTTCGGGTACTTCAGCCACTCCTGGATGCTGGACGCAGAGAACGACAATAACAACGGCAACACGGCCGCCGGAGGGGAGAGAATATCTGGTaatggcggcggtggcgggggcggcggcggcggaggaggaggaggaggaggcggcggcggtggtggaggCGTGCGAGGGGACGTGGACGGCACTATCTCGTCGTCGTCGTCtggagaggaagacgaggagctTCTGGTAGAGAGGATGAAGCAGCAGACTCTGTCGCCCTGCTCCCCACTCTCGCCCCTCTCCCCCATGTCGCCCATGGCGGTGGAGAGGgggagcggcggcagcggggCCAAAGGCGGGATAATGGAGCCGGGCGGGGGCCACCATTTCGTCTCGGTCTCCACCAACAGCTCCGTGTCGTCCACCAACAGCTACGACCGGATGCCGCGCGAGAACAGTTCGCCGGGCGGCCGCATGCTGGTGGCCACGCCCATCGAGATCTGCGTCTGA